One genomic window of Penaeus chinensis breed Huanghai No. 1 chromosome 35, ASM1920278v2, whole genome shotgun sequence includes the following:
- the LOC125044378 gene encoding uncharacterized protein LOC125044378 — MFMATFNGLSFEEFVTTNDAKTISGVKTFNKPVTFFSSLDVTGLVDSVDLKQLFDSALYLDKAGQVVTGKKTFTGPVSAGELDVQGQVSGVDFNKVLANNGDQTFTVPQKFAAASFGALDTNQIDLSDGFTINGIDISVLDGVRMSRKNPTPHQGVLTVNGMVSVIGSFNAVNIDGHNVAQLKNNIVTDDADSTISSDLSFGILTVKGSVSTANKAGANGRNISRIHENAVLLGGNNAMTGSVTWGDLDLQGDVAVGGLVNGKDLQMVHNDAVYKDASSVQITGKKTFAEFSVKGNIDTASTNGIDLGARLLTLDTDQDVTASYTFFSLNAEKNLTLGGTFDAVDLEALDSIALKQSSDETNDIIFEGVQAENVLLESNLNTVNVNARLNDAVRLQAQDLVISGKKTFLKDTTFKGLEVKTLNGKDLPGYLSHAVRKNLPINLASNIQVNGLVSAPSVTAGSLIIEGTVDNIDYKTLMTSAVLLDDSKSHGITLAFANGLSVKGALGATTLNGFDLSTHYLTTNTVQNLSPDVEFGTTSTGGIAVDGLVNTKKLPDEVANTLSVNGGQTVTGMKSITGLVKVVNNLEVTGNTNNIKMATEAIHLSEAPTVNGRLKFSSGLTTSSLTSSTSVISGLDMSDLSSNAWYYNENAIISASMIFDSSVTMKDSLMVTGTIDELDIGQVYNDAKTALNQYSAYNEGIKSEYAVKCPLIMEAHSDTEKAIFDADYFRLVQELHLGKMHHASTTFRASDTTYVVISWEDECSSTMYRFDESSGLLVGVQTLVGSGYGRDWLAVEQADEIYLVMAATSEGNNCTTQNSVVWKMSNGALSVYQDLLPGTSLASSNGILYVTAKDATHAYSFDTSTLLFTLISTDNAEMDSALLSKTGHFVTAMKKQDQLVIMVEGNEVSPLKAKIDDLVLFEQYGKIFLLAAVTRNPLPGLEHHLELYSLDPHAMTLNWLDSKPLYEAATITSFYSGNAIKGKTLAIVMQESHCPTVYSVLGSELTFFSDLSTPKITWARHLTVPNKIFPEIKDHYLLIGKDSSTKLLYLEMNGLTHEASDHTCQVEVFKYPELIPQV; from the exons ATGTTCATGGCCACATTTAATGGTTTAAGTTTCGAAGAGTTTGTGACGACTAACGATGCTAAAACCATCTCTGGAGTAAAAACCTTCAATAAGCCAGTTACTTTCTTCTCGAGTCTTGATGTAACCGGTCTAGTTGATAGTGTGGACTTGAAGCAACTCTTTGATTCTGCCCTTTACTTGGACAAAGCAGGACAAGTGGTAACAGGAAAGAAGACCTTCACTGGTCCAGTGTCGGCTGGAGAACTCGACGTACAGGGCCAAGTATCTGGTGTAGACTTCAACAAGGTGCTGGCTAACAATGGTGACCAAACCTTCACTGTTCCCCAGAAGTTTGCAGCAGCCTCCTTTGGTGCTCTGGATACTAACCAAATAGACCTGTCTGATGGCTTCACAATTAATGGTATTGACATTTCTGTGCTCGACGGCGTCCGCATGAGCCGCAAGAACCCTACTCCCCACCAGGGTGTCCTAACTGTAAATGGAATGGTATCTGTTATTGGCTCATTTAATGCAGTAAACATTGATGGACATAATGTTGCACAGTTGAAGAACAACATTGTCACAGATGATGCAGACTCGACCATCTCGTCAGACCTGAGCTTTGGAATCCTAACTGTGAAAGGATCTGTAAGTACAGCTAACAAGGCTGGTGCTAATGGCAGGAATATAAGCAGAATCCACGAAAATGCAGTCCTCCTAGGAGGTAACAATGCCATGACCGGATCTGTGACCTGGGGTGACCTTGACCTGCAAGGTGATGTTGCAGTTGGAGGACTTGTCAATGGGAAGGATCTGCAAATGGTGCACAATGATGCAGTGTACAAAGATGCCAGCTCTGTCCAGATAACGG GCAAAAAAACCTTTGCAGAGTTTTCTGTTAAGGGAAATATCGACACAGCATCTACAAATGGAATTGACCTGGGTGCAAGACTACTAACACTAGACACAGACCAGGATGTTACAGCATCATACACGTTTTTCTCTCTGAATGCAGAAAAGAATCTTACTCTAGGTGGCACCTTTGATGCAGTAGACCTTGAAGCCTTGGACAGTATAGCTCTGAAACAAAGTTCGGATGAAACCA ATGACATCATCTTCGAAGGAGTACAAGCAGAAAATGTTCTACTTGAGAGTAATCTAAATACAGTGAATGTAAATGCTAGGTTAAATGATGCAGTTAGGCTCCAAGCACAAGACTTGGTAATCTCTGGTAAGAAGACTTTCCTTAAAGACACCACCTTCAAGGGTCTTGAAGTTAAAACCCTTAATGGCAAGGACTTGCCTGGCTACTTGAGCCATGCTGTAAGAAAGAATCTCCCCATTAATCTTGCATCAAATATTCAAGTAAATGGATTAGTGAGTGCACCATCAGTCACTGCAGGCTCTTTAATTATTGAG GGAACTGTGGATAATATAGATTACAAGACTCTAATGACCAGTGCTGTTCTACTGGATGACTCGAAGAGTCATGGGATAACTTTG GCTTTCGCAAATGGCCTTTCTGTGAAAGGTGCCCTTGGAGCTACAACCCTTAACGGCTTTGACTTGTCAACACACTACCTCACCACAAATACTGTGCAGAATCTCTCCCCAGATGTGGAATTTGGAACCACTTCAACTGGTGGTATAGCCGTTGATGGACTAGTTAACACAAAGAAACTGCCGGATGAAGTTGCAAATACACTAAGT GTTAATGGTGGGCAGACTGTAACTGGTATGAAGAGCATAACTGGACTCGTTAAAGTGGTCAACAATTTAGAAGTGACTGGCAACACTAACAACATAAAGATGGCAACAGAGGCAATACATCTGTCTGAAGCGCCTACAGTCAATG GTCGCCTCAAGTTCTCTAGTGGCTTGACCACTTCATCCCTGACTAGCAGCACCAGTGTGATAAGTGGCCTTGATATGAGTGATCTCTCCAGTAATGCATGGTATTACAATGAGAATGCTATAATTTCGGCAAGCATGATATTCGATTCTTCGGTTACTATGAAG GACTCTTTAATGGTTACTGGCACCATTGATGAACTTGACATTGGACAAGTGTATAACGATGCAAAAACGGCATTGAACCAATATTCTGCTTACAACGAAGGAATTAAG AGTGAATATGCTGTAAAGTGCCCTCTCATCATGGAAGCCCACTCGGATACTGAGAAAGCCATATTTGATGCAGATTACTTCCGGCTTGTACAAGAACTGCATCTTGGTAAAATGCACCATGCCTCTACAACTTTCAGG GCTTCAGACACAACTTACGTTGTCATAAGCTGGGAGGATGAGTGCAGCTCGACAATGTACAGGTTTGACGAGTCTTCAGGACTACTTGTCGGAGTCCAAACGCTTGTAGGGTCGGGATATGGTAGAGACTGGTTAGCAGTTGAGCAAGCTGATGAG ATCTACTTGGTGATGGCTGCAACAAGTGAAGGGAATAACTGCACTACACAAAACAGTGTAGTCTGGAAAATGTCTAATGGTGCACTATCG GTATACCAAGATCTGCTTCCTGGTACTTCCCTTGCTTCAAGCAATGGTATTCTATATGTAACTGCTAAAGATGCAACCCATGCATATAGCTTTGATACTAGCACTTTGCTCTTCACACTTATTAGTACAGATAATGCTGAAATGG ATTCTGCATTGCTATCTAAAACTGGACACTTTGTGACTGCAATGAAGAAGCAGGACCAATTGGTCATAATGGTTGAAGGAAATGAAGTCTCCCCCTTAAAAGCGAAAATTGATGACCTGGTGCTGTTTGAACAATATGGCAAAATATTCCTACTGGCAGCAGTAACCAGGAACCCTCTCCCAGGACTAGAACATCACCTGGAG CTATACAGCTTGGATCCACATGCAATGACTCTGAATTGGTTGGATTCAAAACCCCTGTATGAAGCTGCCACAATAACTTCCTTCTACAGTGGAAATGCAATTAAGGGAAAAACCCTGGCAATAGTTATGCAAGAAAGCCACTGCCCAACTGTTTATTCAGTACTTG GCTCCGAGTTGACGTTCTTCTCGGATCTCTCTACTCCCAAAATAACTTGGGCTCGGCATCTCACTGTGCCCAACAAGATTTTCCCAGAGATCAAAGATCACTACCTGCTGATAGGCAAAGACTCCTCTACTAAGCTTCTGTACCTTGAAATGAATGGCTTGACACATGAAGCCTCAGACCACACATGTCAAGTGGAAGTCTTCAAATATCCAGAGTTAATACCACAAGTGTaa
- the LOC125044379 gene encoding uncharacterized protein LOC125044379: MKLVILLALTGLCVGLPHHDFDAAEIMLASLSESQLDQLLAEKLEELQVSILDSYKEHLRAHENTLQQLHRSRRDLPQRPVIPADYWHGYVFGTLPTRERTVVDGVTVSLVHNINTIQEVYPIDLPSTRAIYKNGLGHGYIYKDGKMKLLNVRNVWTKSLSGCPCGTDLSDTSCACCTEGGRLCSPSEGLQGNVCVGGEGELALECTQSGIRPLTLDAAVAFDYHAEGLPHPQSHREVIITAEKEMVTFYKMDQHGLQELHTQKGHNHINVGEVVSHLGLGEIYTEEFGVLVKKRYMFFFGEKEESKVYFPIVVNSTTDNLQTGLLTPWEDHGSDMKVWQNGAQVVMGVLNGTNLHIHNLLTDRWGRQQLVFLQSLELPSDVMYWKSYSSGFDRFLLAVTPNFASVYIQKEGLYKHLQDLMADSLGSFKDIVPLQIPSCKDDVILVTGSGTTVVIFVWNNFGGLYYKANETTISENIIGWERSFGSVEVATTETPTVLVQSAAGVAAIKVTSSLHDILDKEVQTSQKLQQAKTYIESEYTRQTTVMSTMQNRVDNAVDVQTTTLLSGDYIMNKIIVDGTLVTNNLEAVDLTFPSTDFASGVSYDDYKARLANIGSSFTWLGNLNTTMIQYSATLEDAVKVSGVNQKITGIKEVVNGLTVSNLATTEVSVQKVMDKNDQEFPLTEYLEGLISFSDARKITGKKTFLTSLDVTSLLTPSLDDIQVSDIATTTGQYNIMGTVSFPTLNAANVILPANGLVGGIDLTNAVLLSGPANLGYVVFNKNLSVVQDLNIGSNEMDGVVIDNLYRNALTRAGGEIKGPLAFTNDVTAKSLTASLLSGVSSSDFLTFTVFKDEASQLTGRIKLPTLTAKALQVDGNVNGRAFPADLPLKTDSALNLGTKTFNHLTCQDLTVDNGVTVNGVQFNKLVTLHRPQIITGNISLCRICKHTRKSRSFYWYCERH; encoded by the exons ATGAAGCTAGTAATCCTGCTAGCGCTGACGGGGTTGTGTGTCGGTCTCCCACACCATGACTTCGATGCGGCAGAAATAATGCTAGCTAGCTTGTCGGAAAGTCAG CTAGACCAGCTTCTAGCAGAGAAGCTGGAAGAGCTCCAAGTAAGCATTCTGGATTCCTATAAAGAACATCTCCGGGCGCATGAAAATACACTCCAGCAACTACATCGTAGTCGCCGTGATTTGCCCCAACGTCCCGTCATCCCAGCTGACTATTGGCATGGTTACGTCTTTGGAACTCTTCCCACAAGAGAAA GGACGGTAGTTGACGGCGTGACCGTTAGCCTGGTCCACAACATAAATACCATCCAGGAAGTTTATCCAATCGATCTTCCTAGTACAAGGGCAATTTACAAG AATGGCTTGGGCCACGGATACATCTATAAAGACGGGAAAATGAAGCTACTTAATGTCCGTAATGTGTGGACAAAGTCGCTGTCTGGATGTCCCTGTGGAACCGACTTGTCAGATACG agCTGTGCCTGCTGTACGGAAGGTGGAAGACTTTGCTCCCCTAGTGAAGGTCTCCAGGGTAACGTTTGTGTTGGAGGCGAAGGGGAACTTGCCTTGGAGTGCACCCAGTCAG GTATCCGACCTCTTACACTTGATGCAGCAGTGGCCTTTGATTACCATGCTGAAGGACTTCCACACCCCCAAAGCCACCGAGAAGTAATAATAACGGCAGAAAAAGAGATGGTTACTTTCTACAAAATG GACCAACATGGTCTTCAAGAGTTGCATACTCAGAAAGGTCACAACCATATAAATGTTGGTGAAGTAGTCTCCCACTTGGGCTTGGGAGAGATCTATACAGAAGAGTTTGGGGTACTTGTCAAAAAGCGTTACATGTTTTTCTTTGGTGAAAAGGAGGAAAGTAAAGTGTACTTCCCGATTGTAGTGAACAGTACCACTGACAACTTGCAAACTGG CCTGTTAACACCTTGGGAAGATCATGGTTCAGATATGAAAGTCTGGCAAAATGGTGCCCAAGTAGTAATGGGAGTTCTGAACGGAACTAACCTGCACATACACAATCTGTTG ACTGACCGATGGGGAAGACAACAGCTTGTCTTCCTTCAAAGTTTGGAGCTTCCAAGTGATGTGATGTACTGGAAGAGTTATTCATCAGGATTTGATAGATTTCTGCTTGCTGTGACTCCAAACTTTGCAAGTGTATATATTCAGAAGGAAGGACTCTACAAGCATTTGCAGGACTTGATGGCTGATAGTCTTGGATCTTTCAAAGACATTGTACCCCTCCAG ATACCATCTTGCAAAGATGATGTGATTCTAGTGACGGGTTCAGGAACAACTGTAGTTATCTTTGTGTGGAACAATTTTGGTGGACTGTACTATAAG GCCAATGAGACCACCATATCGGAGAACATCATTGGGTGGGAGCGAAGCTTTGGATCTGTGGAAGTTGCAACGACTGAAACTCCAACT GTGCTAGTGCAATCTGCAGCAGGTGTAGCTGCAATAAAGGTAACCTCCAGCCTCCATGACATATTGGATAAAGAGGTACAAACCAGTCAGAAATTGCAACAGGCAAAGACCTACATAGAG AGCGAGTACACAAGACAGACTACAGTCATGTCCACAATGCAGAACAGAGTGGATAATGCTGTAGATGTACAAACTACAACCTTGTTATCTGGAGACTACATAATGAACAAGATTATTGTGGATGGG ACCTTGGTAACCAACAACTTGGAAGCTGTTGATTTAACTTTTCCAAGCACAGACTTTGCTTCTGGTGTATCGTATGACGACTACAAAGCACGTCTTGCCAACATTGGTAGCTCGTTCACCTGGCTTGGTAATCTAAATACAACAATGATCCAATACTCTGCAACATTGGAGG ATGCAGTTAAGGTTTCTGGGGTTAACCAGAAGATAACTGGAATAAAGGAAGTTGTAAATGGCTTAACTGTAAGTAACCTTGCAACCACTGAGGTGTCTGTTCAGAAAGTGATGGATAAGAATGACCAAGAGTTCCCTCTAACTGAATATCTAGAAGGCTTAATAAG TTTCAGTGATGCCCGCAAAATAACTGGAAAGAAGACCTTTTTAACTAGCCTTGATGTTACAAGCCTCTTGACTCCTTCCCTGGATGACATTCAAGTTAGTGACATTGCAACCACAACAGGACAATATAACATTATGGGTACTGTAAGCTTCCCCACACTGAATGCTGCTAACGTAATCCTCCCAGCCAATGGACTAGTTGGTGGTATTGATCTAACTAATGCAGTGTTGTTGAGTGGACCAGCCAATTTAG GTTATGTTGTCTTCAACAAGAACTTGAGTGTAGTACAAGACTTGAATATAGGTAGTAATGAAATGGATGGAGTAGTAATTGACAACTTGTACAGGAATGCACTAACAAGAGCAGGTGGAGAAATAAAAGGACCACTTGCTTTCACTAATGATGTGACGGCAAAGTCCCTAACTGCTTCGTTGCTATCTGGTGTTAGTTCCTCCGACTTCTTGACCTTTACGGTTTTCAAGGATGAGGCTAGTCAGCTGACAGGCAGGATAAAGTTGCCAACACTTACAGCCAAAGCCTTGCAAGTTGATGGCAATGTCAATGGCAGGGCTTTCCCAGCTGACTTGCCCCTTAAGACTGATTCTGCTTTGAATCTGGGTACAAAAACATTCAATCATCTGACTTGTCAAGATCTTACAGTTGACAATGGTGTAACTGTTAATGGTGTTCAGTTTAACAAATTGGTTACACTTCACAGACCTCAAATAATTACTGGAAATATTAGTCTTTGCAGAATCTGTAAACATACTAGGAAGTCTAGAAGTTTCTACTGGTATTGTGAAAGGCATTGA